A genomic window from Mesorhizobium sp. 131-2-1 includes:
- the purN gene encoding phosphoribosylglycinamide formyltransferase yields MSRKRTVVLISGRGSNMTALIAAASDPAYPAEIVGVISDRANAAGLAIAAARGIPTKVIQRSDYGSKEAHDGAIDAALAGFGAEIVALAGYMRILGARFVEKWLGRMVNIHPALLPAFKGLDTHARALRAGVRIHGCSVHFVTLDMDDGPIIAQAAVPVMVGDNEDTLAARVLKAEHRLYSLALGLVAEGKARMENGHTVLAHFADDAENGTSVVMAPDPLREERDLEQLARITP; encoded by the coding sequence ATGAGCAGGAAACGCACGGTCGTCTTGATTTCGGGGCGCGGCTCCAACATGACGGCGCTGATCGCGGCGGCGAGCGACCCGGCCTATCCGGCCGAGATCGTCGGCGTCATCTCCGACCGCGCGAACGCCGCGGGCCTTGCCATCGCCGCCGCGCGCGGCATCCCCACCAAGGTGATCCAGCGCTCGGACTATGGCAGCAAGGAAGCGCATGACGGCGCGATCGACGCGGCCCTTGCCGGCTTCGGCGCCGAGATCGTCGCGCTGGCCGGCTACATGCGCATACTGGGCGCCCGCTTCGTCGAGAAATGGCTGGGACGGATGGTCAACATCCACCCTGCCCTCCTGCCCGCCTTCAAGGGGCTGGACACGCATGCGCGGGCCCTGCGCGCCGGCGTTCGCATCCATGGTTGCTCGGTGCATTTCGTCACGCTCGACATGGATGACGGCCCGATAATCGCCCAGGCCGCCGTGCCGGTCATGGTCGGCGACAATGAGGACACGCTGGCCGCCCGCGTGCTCAAGGCCGAGCACCGGCTCTATTCGCTGGCGCTGGGGCTGGTCGCCGAAGGCAAGGCGCGCATGGAGAACGGCCACACCGTGCTTGCCCATTTCGCCGACGACGCCGAGAACGGTACCTCGGTGGTGATGGCGCCCGACCCGCTGCGCGAGGAGCGTGACCTCGAGCAGCTGGCGCGCATCACGCCTTGA
- a CDS encoding SixA phosphatase family protein — protein sequence MATRQLLVLRHAKSSWDDPKLADFDRPLGPRGLKTAPLMGRELARRGWLPDLALVSPALRTRDTWRLVAAELPKSVTTDFALALYAAAAADILAKVRQAKAGSLLVLGHNPGLEDFARRLAGPGSDAGALQKLEEKFPTAALARFDVDGDWAHLGFGGARLTHCLWPKDQK from the coding sequence ATGGCGACAAGACAGCTCCTCGTCCTGCGCCACGCCAAGTCGAGCTGGGACGATCCAAAACTCGCCGATTTCGACCGGCCGCTCGGCCCGCGCGGGCTGAAGACGGCGCCGCTGATGGGGCGTGAGCTTGCCCGGCGCGGCTGGCTGCCGGACCTCGCCCTGGTTTCACCGGCATTGCGCACCCGCGACACCTGGCGGCTGGTCGCAGCGGAACTGCCGAAGAGCGTGACGACCGATTTTGCCTTGGCGCTCTACGCGGCCGCAGCGGCGGACATTCTCGCCAAAGTGCGGCAGGCAAAGGCCGGCAGTCTGCTGGTGCTCGGCCACAATCCCGGACTGGAAGATTTCGCCCGGCGCCTCGCGGGCCCAGGATCGGATGCCGGCGCGCTGCAAAAGCTCGAGGAAAAATTCCCGACGGCAGCGCTTGCCCGTTTTGATGTTGACGGGGATTGGGCGCATCTCGGCTTCGGCGGCGCGCGGCTGACGCATTGCCTGTGGCCGAAGGATCAGAAGTAG
- a CDS encoding DUF680 domain-containing protein produces the protein MSRIAFITATMLVATSSAFAGSDHYGSNNASQRAAKVDHAFTASIRKQTMTKHAGVDMMTVTDPATTQSFPPESGQGIWGN, from the coding sequence ATGTCCAGAATTGCCTTCATCACTGCCACGATGCTCGTTGCTACCAGCAGCGCCTTTGCCGGCAGCGACCATTACGGCTCGAACAACGCCAGCCAGCGGGCTGCCAAGGTCGACCACGCCTTCACCGCCTCGATCCGCAAGCAGACCATGACGAAGCACGCGGGCGTTGACATGATGACCGTGACCGACCCGGCCACCACTCAATCCTTCCCGCCGGAATCGGGGCAGGGCATCTGGGGGAATTGA
- a CDS encoding DUF680 domain-containing protein: protein MTKTALVAAAMLVVCGSAFASSDHYGSNNASQPAARVDHALTASIPMKVRHAGVDPKPAAESDLDIADPVARHIADGLWGR, encoded by the coding sequence ATGACCAAAACCGCTCTTGTTGCGGCTGCGATGCTCGTTGTCTGCGGCAGCGCTTTCGCCAGCAGCGACCACTACGGCTCGAACAACGCCAGCCAGCCGGCTGCCAGGGTCGACCACGCACTGACCGCCTCGATACCAATGAAGGTGAGGCATGCAGGCGTCGACCCCAAGCCGGCTGCCGAATCCGACCTGGATATCGCCGACCCTGTTGCCAGACATATCGCCGATGGGCTCTGGGGCCGCTGA
- a CDS encoding response regulator, whose translation MRLLLVEDNRELADWLGKTLRQANYVVDIVHDGEDVEHALAAGDHALVILDLALPRMGGLDVLRILRARGNRVPVIVLTANASLDGRVKGLNEGADDYLAKPFQVEELEARIRVQLRRVNDRTAPLVACGDLVFDTNTRLFSLAGETLALTPREHAVLEQLMVKAGRTVSKAALSSAIFDFETDADPSAIEIYVHRLRKKLEGSRVQIATLRGLGYLLRHED comes from the coding sequence ATGCGGCTGCTGCTTGTCGAAGACAATCGCGAACTGGCTGATTGGCTGGGCAAGACGCTGCGCCAGGCCAATTATGTCGTCGACATCGTCCATGACGGCGAGGATGTCGAGCATGCTCTTGCCGCCGGCGACCATGCGCTGGTGATCCTCGACCTTGCGCTGCCACGCATGGGCGGCCTGGACGTGTTGCGCATACTCAGGGCGCGCGGCAACCGCGTGCCGGTCATCGTGCTGACCGCGAACGCCAGCCTCGACGGGCGCGTCAAAGGCCTGAACGAAGGCGCCGATGACTATCTGGCCAAGCCGTTCCAGGTCGAGGAGCTGGAGGCGCGCATCCGTGTCCAGTTGCGGCGCGTCAACGACCGGACCGCGCCCCTCGTCGCTTGCGGCGATCTCGTCTTCGATACCAACACGCGGCTGTTTTCGCTGGCAGGCGAGACGCTGGCGCTGACGCCGCGCGAGCACGCCGTGCTGGAGCAGCTGATGGTCAAGGCGGGACGCACTGTGAGCAAGGCGGCGCTGTCGTCGGCGATCTTTGATTTCGAAACCGACGCCGACCCCAGCGCCATCGAGATCTATGTGCATCGCCTGCGCAAGAAGCTCGAGGGATCTCGGGTCCAGATCGCCACCTTGCGCGGCCTCGGCTATCTGCTACGCCATGAAGATTAG
- a CDS encoding sensor histidine kinase: protein MRISSLRLQLLAWVVLPLAGLATINLWTSHGNALATADLVTDRMLLGSARTIAERVAMTDGVLDATIPPAAIEMFDTGDRDRVYYQVKTARGRLLTGYPDLPEAPKAPSTEATFRDQRLRLLTFSHTVIGAGADSPITVTVGVTLAGHDAMVNRLWLSDFTQQLALVAIAGVFVLLGLHRGLAPLIRLRDAVRSPSRNDLDPVKVPGAQSEIRPLIDALNAYMERVRAQMAAQRRFIANAAHQLRTPLALLSTQASYALRESAADQRQEALVALQASSGRLARLAEQLLTLSRAEPGSRRPRADRIDLTEAARHVLETQAPAALARNIDLGFDESGPVPVVGDGTMLREMIVNLVDNALRYTPAGGTVTVGLAASDGEAVLTVADDGPGIPADQREHVFERFYRLGDAAQEGSGLGLAIVREVVENAGGRVSLADGAAGGLVVEVRLPLAGG, encoded by the coding sequence ATGAGGATTAGCAGCCTCCGCCTGCAATTGCTGGCCTGGGTGGTGCTGCCACTCGCCGGGCTCGCCACCATCAATCTGTGGACCAGCCATGGCAATGCGCTGGCGACCGCCGATCTAGTCACCGACAGGATGCTGCTGGGCTCGGCGCGGACCATTGCCGAGCGGGTTGCCATGACCGACGGCGTGCTCGACGCCACCATCCCGCCGGCGGCCATCGAGATGTTCGATACCGGCGACCGCGACCGCGTCTACTATCAAGTCAAGACAGCCAGGGGCCGGCTGCTGACCGGTTATCCCGACCTGCCCGAGGCGCCCAAGGCACCCAGCACAGAAGCAACCTTCCGCGACCAACGGCTGCGGCTGCTTACCTTCAGCCACACTGTGATCGGCGCCGGGGCGGATTCGCCCATAACAGTCACCGTGGGCGTCACGCTGGCCGGCCATGACGCCATGGTGAACCGCCTGTGGCTGAGCGACTTTACGCAGCAACTGGCACTGGTCGCCATTGCCGGGGTGTTCGTCCTGCTCGGCCTGCATCGCGGCCTGGCACCGCTGATCAGGCTGCGCGACGCGGTGCGGTCGCCCAGTCGAAACGACCTCGATCCGGTCAAAGTGCCCGGCGCGCAAAGCGAGATTCGACCGCTGATCGACGCGCTCAACGCCTATATGGAGCGGGTGCGGGCGCAGATGGCGGCGCAGCGCCGCTTCATCGCCAATGCCGCGCACCAGTTGCGCACGCCGCTGGCGCTGTTGTCGACGCAGGCGAGCTACGCTCTGCGCGAAAGTGCGGCCGACCAACGCCAGGAGGCGCTGGTTGCGCTGCAGGCCAGTTCCGGCCGGCTGGCGCGGCTGGCCGAACAGCTCTTGACCCTGTCCCGGGCCGAGCCTGGAAGCCGGCGGCCGCGCGCCGATCGCATCGACCTGACGGAAGCCGCCCGCCATGTGCTGGAGACGCAAGCGCCGGCAGCGCTCGCGCGCAACATCGATCTCGGGTTCGACGAAAGCGGGCCGGTGCCGGTGGTCGGCGACGGCACCATGTTGCGCGAGATGATCGTCAACCTGGTCGACAACGCGCTGCGCTACACACCGGCTGGCGGCACCGTCACCGTCGGGCTGGCCGCCAGCGATGGCGAAGCGGTGCTGACGGTCGCCGACGACGGGCCGGGCATCCCGGCGGACCAGCGGGAGCATGTCTTCGAGCGCTTCTACCGCCTTGGCGACGCCGCCCAGGAAGGCAGTGGTCTCGGCCTCGCCATCGTGCGCGAGGTGGTCGAAAATGCCGGCGGCCGCGTCAGCCTCGCGGATGGCGCGGCCGGCGGCCTGGTGGTCGAGGTGCGGCTGCCGCTGGCTGGCGGCTAG
- a CDS encoding ABC transporter permease — protein MTDATINISTGSFRPGTSDAEIEAAAAKAAAHRRHTVIFWRLAILIAFLGLWEVAGRMAWIDPFFYAMPSAIAGRLYEWITEGTSEGPLWYHLYVTMEESVLGFVTGSVAGIIIGVALGRNRMAADIFSIYIKVINSIPRVVLAPIFIMILGLGLASKVALAFVMVFFVVFHNAFQGVREADRAMIANARILGASDWQLTRSVIVPSAMSWIFASLHVSFGFAIIGAIVGEFVGSRFGIGLLINIAKGSFDAAGMYAAIVIVMVVALGAEYLMTLVENRLAKWRPQPLHETQ, from the coding sequence ATGACAGACGCCACCATCAATATCTCGACCGGCAGCTTCAGGCCGGGGACCTCGGACGCCGAGATCGAGGCGGCGGCCGCCAAGGCGGCCGCGCATCGCCGCCACACCGTCATCTTCTGGCGGCTGGCGATCCTGATCGCCTTCCTCGGTTTGTGGGAAGTCGCCGGCCGCATGGCCTGGATCGATCCCTTCTTCTACGCCATGCCGAGCGCGATCGCCGGGCGGCTCTATGAATGGATCACTGAGGGGACATCGGAAGGTCCGCTCTGGTACCACCTCTATGTCACTATGGAGGAATCGGTGCTGGGCTTCGTCACCGGCTCGGTCGCCGGCATCATCATCGGCGTCGCGCTCGGCCGCAACCGCATGGCTGCCGACATCTTCTCCATCTACATCAAGGTGATCAACTCGATCCCGCGCGTCGTGCTGGCGCCGATCTTCATCATGATCCTCGGCCTCGGCCTTGCCTCGAAGGTGGCGCTGGCCTTCGTTATGGTGTTCTTCGTCGTCTTCCACAACGCCTTCCAGGGTGTGCGCGAGGCAGATCGCGCGATGATCGCCAATGCCCGCATCCTCGGCGCCTCCGACTGGCAATTGACGCGCTCGGTGATCGTGCCGTCGGCGATGAGCTGGATCTTCGCCAGCCTGCATGTCAGCTTCGGCTTCGCCATCATCGGCGCCATCGTCGGCGAGTTCGTCGGCTCGCGCTTCGGCATCGGCCTGTTGATCAACATCGCCAAGGGTTCGTTCGACGCGGCCGGCATGTATGCCGCGATCGTCATCGTCATGGTCGTGGCGCTCGGCGCCGAGTACCTGATGACGCTGGTCGAGAACCGGCTGGCGAAGTGGCGGCCGCAGCCGCTGCACGAGACGCAGTGA
- a CDS encoding ABC transporter ATP-binding protein: protein MAVQKTAPAIELINVSRRFLSPTGKSLTAIRDFTMTVERGEFVAVVGPTGCGKSTTLNLVTGLANPSAGEVRVMGAPVKGIDPRIGFVFQTDALFPWRTVIENVMAGPLFRGKPKAEAHASAHNWLARVGLARFEHHYPHQLSGGMRKRVALAQTFINGPEILLMDEPFSALDVQTRVLMHEELLRLWSEARASVVFVTHDLEEAIALADKVYVLTAGPATVKSVYTIDLPRPRVVADIRYEQSFIDYSRTIWADLKEEVETSYARAAA, encoded by the coding sequence ATGGCCGTCCAAAAGACCGCTCCGGCGATCGAGCTGATCAATGTCAGCCGCCGCTTCCTCTCCCCCACCGGCAAGTCGCTGACGGCGATCCGCGATTTCACCATGACGGTCGAACGCGGCGAGTTTGTCGCGGTTGTCGGCCCGACCGGCTGCGGCAAGTCGACGACGCTCAACCTCGTCACCGGGCTCGCCAACCCGAGCGCCGGCGAGGTCCGCGTCATGGGCGCGCCGGTCAAGGGCATAGACCCTCGCATCGGCTTTGTGTTCCAGACGGACGCGCTGTTTCCATGGCGCACCGTTATCGAGAACGTCATGGCCGGGCCGCTGTTCCGCGGCAAGCCGAAGGCGGAGGCCCATGCCTCGGCGCACAACTGGCTGGCACGCGTCGGCCTGGCGCGCTTCGAGCACCACTATCCGCACCAGCTTTCCGGCGGCATGCGCAAGCGCGTGGCGCTGGCCCAGACCTTCATCAATGGCCCCGAGATCCTGCTGATGGACGAGCCGTTCTCGGCGCTCGACGTGCAGACCCGCGTGCTCATGCATGAGGAGCTCTTGCGCCTGTGGTCCGAGGCCAGGGCATCGGTGGTCTTCGTCACCCACGATCTCGAGGAAGCCATCGCGCTGGCCGACAAGGTCTATGTGCTGACGGCCGGGCCGGCGACGGTGAAATCCGTCTACACGATCGACTTGCCGCGCCCGCGCGTGGTGGCCGACATCCGCTACGAGCAGAGTTTCATCGACTATTCGCGCACCATCTGGGCGGACCTCAAGGAAGAGGTCGAGACTAGCTACGCCCGCGCTGCGGCGTGA
- a CDS encoding ABC transporter substrate-binding protein, which produces MTGFISKCALRSAALTLAIVAAGATTASAADKISIMVGGYEKQIYLPAKLAEALGYFKDEGLDVELLNEPAGVDAENEMLAGAVQGVVGFYDHSIDLQAKGKFVESVVQFSQAPGEVELVSAKHPEIKSPADFKGMSLGVTGLGSSTNFLTEYLAVKNGVKLGEFTSVPVGAGNTFIAAMQQDKIQAGMTTEPTISRLLKTGEAKVLVDMRTLEGTKAALGGTYPAASLYMQTDWVEAHKDTVQKLANAFVKTLKFINTHSGAEIAEKMPKDYYAGDKEGYVKALDAGKAMFTPDGVMPQGGPETVLTVLSAFKKELQGKQIDLSKTYTTEFVKNVK; this is translated from the coding sequence GTGACCGGTTTCATTTCGAAGTGCGCCTTGCGTTCAGCGGCGCTGACACTCGCCATCGTAGCGGCGGGCGCAACAACGGCTTCGGCGGCCGACAAGATCTCGATCATGGTCGGCGGCTATGAAAAACAGATCTACCTGCCCGCCAAGCTCGCCGAGGCGCTCGGCTATTTCAAGGATGAGGGCCTCGACGTCGAGCTGCTCAACGAGCCTGCCGGCGTCGATGCCGAGAACGAGATGCTGGCGGGCGCCGTGCAGGGCGTGGTTGGTTTCTACGATCACAGCATCGACCTGCAGGCCAAGGGCAAGTTCGTCGAATCCGTCGTCCAGTTCAGCCAGGCTCCCGGCGAGGTCGAGCTCGTCTCGGCCAAGCATCCCGAGATCAAGTCCCCGGCCGACTTCAAGGGCATGAGCCTCGGCGTCACTGGACTCGGCTCCTCGACCAACTTCCTGACCGAATATCTCGCGGTCAAGAACGGCGTGAAGCTCGGCGAATTCACCTCGGTCCCGGTCGGCGCCGGCAACACCTTCATCGCCGCCATGCAGCAGGACAAGATCCAGGCCGGCATGACGACGGAGCCGACCATCAGCCGGCTGCTCAAGACCGGGGAAGCGAAGGTCCTCGTCGACATGCGCACGCTGGAAGGCACCAAGGCGGCGCTCGGCGGCACTTATCCGGCCGCGTCCCTCTACATGCAGACAGACTGGGTCGAGGCGCACAAGGACACGGTGCAGAAGCTCGCCAATGCCTTTGTCAAGACGCTGAAGTTCATCAATACACACAGCGGCGCCGAGATCGCCGAAAAGATGCCGAAGGACTACTATGCCGGCGACAAGGAAGGCTATGTGAAGGCCCTCGATGCCGGCAAGGCGATGTTCACTCCGGACGGCGTGATGCCGCAGGGCGGCCCTGAGACGGTGCTGACCGTGCTGTCGGCCTTCAAGAAGGAACTGCAGGGCAAGCAGATCGACCTTTCCAAGACCTACACAACGGAATTCGTGAAGAACGTGAAATAG
- the dapB gene encoding 4-hydroxy-tetrahydrodipicolinate reductase: MPKSLKIAIAGALGRMGRSMVEAVAADPRLELAARFHRPGSTGEDLVSRDDALALADVVIDFTTPAASAELAEACALHGGPALVIGSTGFDGAELAAIADAAKKIAIVRSGSYSLGLNMLTGLVEQAARALGPGDCDIEIFEAHHRSKVDAPSGTALMLGEAAAQGRSVALEDVARRGRDGVTGPRPAGEIGFAVARGGSIVGEHSVSFLANGEVLTLSHSAGDRSMFARGAIAAALWVAGRPPGEYTMRDVLGLGAS; the protein is encoded by the coding sequence ATGCCGAAGTCGCTCAAGATAGCCATCGCTGGCGCGCTTGGACGCATGGGCCGGTCGATGGTGGAAGCCGTGGCGGCCGACCCGCGCCTCGAACTCGCCGCCCGCTTCCACCGGCCAGGCTCCACGGGTGAGGATCTGGTCAGCCGCGACGACGCGCTGGCGCTCGCCGACGTCGTCATCGATTTCACCACGCCGGCCGCGTCGGCTGAGCTTGCCGAGGCTTGCGCCCTGCATGGCGGCCCGGCGCTGGTGATCGGCTCGACTGGCTTCGACGGCGCCGAGCTTGCCGCGATTGCCGACGCCGCGAAGAAAATCGCCATCGTGCGCTCCGGCAGTTACTCGCTGGGCCTCAACATGCTGACCGGGTTGGTCGAGCAGGCGGCCCGCGCGCTCGGCCCCGGCGATTGCGACATCGAGATCTTCGAGGCGCATCACCGCTCGAAGGTCGATGCGCCGTCCGGCACGGCGCTGATGCTGGGCGAGGCGGCCGCGCAGGGACGGAGCGTCGCGCTGGAAGACGTGGCGCGGCGCGGCCGCGACGGCGTCACCGGTCCGCGTCCGGCCGGTGAGATCGGCTTCGCGGTGGCGCGCGGCGGCAGCATCGTCGGCGAGCACAGCGTCAGCTTCCTGGCCAATGGCGAGGTGCTGACGCTCTCGCACTCGGCCGGCGACCGCTCGATGTTCGCGCGGGGCGCGATCGCCGCCGCACTCTGGGTGGCGGGCCGCCCGCCCGGCGAGTACACCATGCGCGACGTGCTGGGTCTCGGCGCCTCCTAG